A stretch of DNA from Caldalkalibacillus salinus:
TGGGGTTTTACCTCTGGGAGAGTAGGACGTTGCCAGGCAGATTGTACCGAGAGGTACAAAAAGAGGAGACACCGAAAGGTGTCTTTTTTTTGATTGAGAAAAGAGTCTTTTTTGTTTGGTTAAAAGTTAAAGAGGTTCGGTTAAATTCAGCACGTCCTGTGGTAATGCCGAATCCACCCCGTCCTTGTGGAAGTAAAAGAAGTAGGAGAAGCACGCGTTCCTATGGCGAGACACGGAGGCGAAGCCGAACGATGCGAGACCTATGCCCTATGGGTGCATACCGAACACGACCGTTAAGCCTGTCGAGTGATGGCGTGACTAGGAGCTTTAGCTCCATAGCACGACCTGATGCCCGAAAGGGGTATGATGGCGTGACTAGGAGCTTTAGCTCCATAGCACACCATCTAATTATGGTAAAAACAAATTCTTTGGTTATACAGTAAGTTCAATACCAGATTAGGGAACTTTCTCAAGCAAACTTGAAGTAACTCGTGTATAAGATAAACCTCATCGGAACCGAAAGAAAAAATGAGCTCTCCCCATAGTTCTGTATCATAACGACATAGCATTCCCAAGAGGTATGAGAGCATGTTAAAAATAGCGATTTCATCAGTCACAGTTAAAGGGTGTCTTAAAAAGAAATATGCATTGCCTTTCATGTCAAAAAAGATTTGTTTGTGTGAGTGTTGTTCGCCTACTTGATGACAAAAGAAAGTAAAGGAAGCATTTTTCTCATCTGTAGATAAAATGCTATCTCCTTCTTGAAAGCCAAGACTAAAAAGCGATAACAATTGGTTAAAAGGAGGGACTTCCCCTGCATCGCTTTGGTCAAAAGCAACTTCCCATGTAGATGAGTTTATTTGTTTGAGGCTGATTGGTAAAAGGGTAAGTTCTTTGTATAATAAGTAATAACTGTCACGCAACTCTGGGATGGTCGCGATTAGGTCTATAACAGTATGCTTACTATGCAATGGAAGCGGATCACGTGTGACCACCTGTGAAAATAAAGGAAGTAACCCATGCTTTTGAACTTTAATTTCATCTTCAGTAAAACGATAATGGCTTTTTTTCTTTTTACGGGTGGTAATGCCATGCTGTAAAACGGATGTTTTTCTAGGATAATAAGGATCGTGTTTTAGAATAAGAGCTTTCATTAAACTGGTCATGCCATAATATTGAAGTAAGGGCCGTACAATGAATTCACTATTGCGGGCGGATTGCAAATAGGCCACACCTTGCTTAAGGAAATATATAAATTTATTCGTATTTAACGTCGCCATTTTAGATGCCTCATCTTCAATTGATGCTTCATCTTTATCCTGAATTTTTAAATCTCCCTCATCGAGATGTACATAGGAATAATATAGCAATTCCTTAGCCGTTGCCTCATTCTGAAAATAAAGAAACATGCCCCACATCTTTTCAAAAACATCCTCTGTTGCGATCCATTTCTGTTCCATCGTATTCCCACCTTTGCTGCAAAGACGAAAAGAGTATCTCTTATATATTGTGATAAAACTGTCTGACTTATTTTTGCTGTCTTGACGTAAATTTTGCCTTTTGATAAACTTTCAATAATATTTTAACGCCTAATGCATTATATAAATGACGATGACTATACAGGAAAGGAAAAGGTGTAATGTGGGAAGAAAAATTTGCAAAAGAAGGTTTAACATTTGACGATGTGCTCTTAATCCCCGCCAAGTCTGAAGTGCTTCCACGAGACGTGCAATTAAGGACCAAGCTAAGCAATACACTCGTCCTAAACACACCCGTCCTAAGTGCAGGGATGGATACAGTAACTGAAGCAAAAATGGCCATTGCAATGGCCAGACATGGTGGCTTAGGGATTATACACAAGAATATGGAGATTGAAGAACAAGCGGAAAAAGTGGATCGGGTCAAAAGATCTGAAAGTGGCGTCATTACAAACCCTTTCTCTCTTACTCCTGAGCACCAAGTGTTTGATGCTGAGCACTTAATGGGGAAATACCGAATTTCAGGTGTGCCAGTTGTTGATGAGAATCACAAACTTGTTGGCATCATTACGAATCGTGACCTTAGATTTGTGCACGACTATTCTATACAAATCAAAGAAGTCATGACGAGCCAAAATCTTATTACAGCACCTGTAGGAACAACTTTAGAGGAAGCCGAGTACATTCTACAGCGGCACAAAATTGAAAAACTGCCGCTTGTAGACGATAGCTATACGTTAAAAGGGCTTATCACCATCAAGGATATAGAGAAGGCAATAGAATTCCCACAAGCAGCGAAAGATAGCAAAGGAAGGCTTATAGTTGGTGCTGCGGTTGGCGTATCCGCTGATACAGAAACAAGAATAGAAGCATTGGTTAACGCTGGCGTTGATGTAATCGTCATTGATACGGCGCATGGCCATTCCCAAGGTGTCCTTGACATGGTCCGTGAAGTACGACAAAATTACCCTGATTTAAATATCATTGCCGGAAACGTGGCAACAGGTGATGCTACGCGTGATCTAATTGAGGCCGGTGCCAACATTGTTAAAGTCGGTATTGGGCCAGGCTCTATATGCACCACTAGAGTCGTAGCAGGCATTGGCGTCCCACAGATCACTGCCGTTTATGATTGTGCAACGGTAGCCAAGGAGTACAACGTCCCCATTATAGCGGATGGAGGGATAAAGTACTCTGGTGAAATTACAAAGGCCCTCGCTGCAGGTGCCCACGCCGTCATGCTTGGAAGCTTACTCGCTGGCGTAGAAGAAAGTCCAGGTGAGCTGGAATTGTATCAAGGTCGCCGTTTTAAAGTTTATAGAGGTATGGGTTCTTTAGGAGCCATGAAGGCAGGAAGTAAAGATCGTTACTTCCAGGAAAATGAGCAAAAGTTAGTACCGGAGGGGATAGAGGGACGCACCCCTTATAAAGGGCCTTTAGGAGACACCCTTCATCAACTCATGGGAGGCTTACGCGCAGGGATGGGTTATTGTGGCACACCAACCATAGATGATTTACACCAGTACGGTAAATTTATTAAGATATCGAATGCAGGGCTACGGGAGTCACACCCACATGACGTTCAAATTACAAAGGAAGCACCAAACTATTCCATGTAAGAAAAAGATGATGGGCTTCGCTTAAGTGGACAAGAGCAACAAAAGAAACAAAAAATACTCTGACATGTCTTTCTGCATCATAACCCTGATGCAACAAGTAAAGTTTTTACATGGTATTTTTAAAAAGATACGTCCACATTAGGGTCAGAAAAAAGGCAGGAAACTTTTCCTGTCTTTTTTTGTCTATGTAGCTATGATAAAATCAAAATAGCTTTAAGGAGAGGAAATGCAAGCGAAGAGCATATGGGGGTGCAAACAGCATTGAGAAAACTTAATAAACAAACCATTATTTTTGTCGTCATGGCCCTAATGTTTAATGCCTTGACCATGCTTAGTAGTCCAAGCGTAGAGGCGAATACAGGGCCAGATGTTGAAGTTGAGTCAGCTATACTTATTGAAGCTGAAACTGGGAAGATTCTTTTTGACAAGAACCTAGACGAGCCATTACCGTCAGCAAGTATGAGTAAAATGATGACGGAATATCTTGTCCTCGAAGCCATTAGTAACGGTGACCTCGATTGGGACACAACCGTTACAATCAGTAATGAGGCTTACTTTCATGGAACATTACCGACGTCTTCTGTCGTGTTTTTAAATGCAGGAGACGAGCATACCATAGAGCAATTATACACCGCTATGGCCGTATACTCTGGTAATGATGCGACAGTGGCCTTGGCAGAAGCTGTTGCCGGGTCCGAAGCACAGTTCGTTCAACTCATGAATGATAAAGCAGAAGAACTAGGAATGACGAATGCGCATTTTGTCAACGCGAGTGGTCTACCGAATGACATGCTAGGTGACAACATGCCTTCAGGTACTCAAGCTGATGAGAACTTGATGTCAGCTAGGGATACAGCGATACTGGCACGTGCCTTGCTTAATGATTACCCTGAAGTGTTAAGATTCTCCTCAATTCCTGAAGGGGACTTTGTACACAATAACGGCAATACCATACACATGATCAACTGGAATTGGATGCTACCTGGTAATCCGCAGGCTGAAGCTCGGGCGCATTCATATCCTGGTATTGATGGCTTAAAGACAGGCTATACAAGTGCAGCAGGTAACTGTTTTACAGGAACGGCTGAGCGTGATGGTATGAGATTAATCTCAGTTGTTATGGGCGCAGATACGAGGGATGATCGTTTCCGAGAAACATCTAAATTATTAGACTACGGTTTTAATTTTTTTGAGTTCAAAGATTTAGCCAGCGCTGGTGATATTATCGAAGGAACGGAAACGCTCCCCGTAGCAAAAGGAAAAGAAACAGAGGTATATGTTGAGCTAGACAGCGACATCAGAACAGTTGTACATAAAGATGAAGCTGATTTATACTCTGTCGTCTATGAAGAAGATAATGAACACCTTGATGAGGAAGGCAATATATTAGCCCCTGTGGAAGAAGGAGAGATTGTCGGACATGTGCGCCTTCAATATGATGGCGAACGACCTGATACATTTATCCAGTCAGATGAAGCTGAGAAAGTGGCACTTGTCGCTCAGCACGGAGTAGAGGAAGCAGGTTGGATTCGTCTCACCTTCCGTTCACTGACAGGCTTCTTAGGCGGTGTTTGGGGGAGTGCCGTTGAAGGTATCAAAGGATGGTTTTCATAAAGGTGGTGAGGTCATATGGCGGAACAACAATTACCTGTATATCTACAATACTTACTCGTGATCATTCCGACCGTGTTAGCTTTGCTGATTATGGTCGGAGGATTCTTCATGTTTAGAAAGTTCCTGTATAAATGGCCGAAGAAAGATGACCACAAACGTAAAGACTAAGTTTGTACTTTCCACAAGCGTATAGTACAATACCGTTATAACGGGAAATTGACAGCTATTGGTTTGAGATAAAATGTAACTATGGATAGAGATAGGGAGGACAAAAAATGGCAGATTTAGGAACAACTCGTGTTAAACGCGGTATGGCAGAAATGCAAAAAGGCGGCGTCATCATGGACGTTATCAACGCAGAACAAGCAAAAATCGCAGAAGCTGCTGGTGCAGTTGCTGTAATGGCTCTTGAGAGAGTGCCAGCTGACATTCGTGCTGCCGGTGGCGTGGCTCGTATGGCCGACCCAACGGTGGTGGAAGAAGTCGTTAACGCCGTTTCCATTCCAGTTATGGCGAAGGCTAGAATTGGACACTTTGTTGAGGCTAAGGTTCTCGAAGCGCTAGGCGTCGATTACATTGATGAAAGTGAAGTATTAACGCCCGCAGACGAAGTCTTTCATATTAACAAGAATGAATTTACAGTGCCATTCGTGTGTGGATCCCGTGATCTAGGCGAAGCATTGCGCCGTATAGGTGAGGGGGCGTCTATGCTACGTACCAAGGGAGAACCCGGTACAGGCAATATTGTCGAGGCCGTTAGACATATGCGTATGATTCAATCCCAAATTCGTAAGGTGCAAAATATATCCCTCGATGAGTTAATGACAGAAGCGAAAGAACTTGGCGCGCCTTATGACT
This window harbors:
- a CDS encoding YaaC family protein is translated as MEQKWIATEDVFEKMWGMFLYFQNEATAKELLYYSYVHLDEGDLKIQDKDEASIEDEASKMATLNTNKFIYFLKQGVAYLQSARNSEFIVRPLLQYYGMTSLMKALILKHDPYYPRKTSVLQHGITTRKKKKSHYRFTEDEIKVQKHGLLPLFSQVVTRDPLPLHSKHTVIDLIATIPELRDSYYLLYKELTLLPISLKQINSSTWEVAFDQSDAGEVPPFNQLLSLFSLGFQEGDSILSTDEKNASFTFFCHQVGEQHSHKQIFFDMKGNAYFFLRHPLTVTDEIAIFNMLSYLLGMLCRYDTELWGELIFSFGSDEVYLIHELLQVCLRKFPNLVLNLLYNQRICFYHN
- the guaB gene encoding IMP dehydrogenase is translated as MWEEKFAKEGLTFDDVLLIPAKSEVLPRDVQLRTKLSNTLVLNTPVLSAGMDTVTEAKMAIAMARHGGLGIIHKNMEIEEQAEKVDRVKRSESGVITNPFSLTPEHQVFDAEHLMGKYRISGVPVVDENHKLVGIITNRDLRFVHDYSIQIKEVMTSQNLITAPVGTTLEEAEYILQRHKIEKLPLVDDSYTLKGLITIKDIEKAIEFPQAAKDSKGRLIVGAAVGVSADTETRIEALVNAGVDVIVIDTAHGHSQGVLDMVREVRQNYPDLNIIAGNVATGDATRDLIEAGANIVKVGIGPGSICTTRVVAGIGVPQITAVYDCATVAKEYNVPIIADGGIKYSGEITKALAAGAHAVMLGSLLAGVEESPGELELYQGRRFKVYRGMGSLGAMKAGSKDRYFQENEQKLVPEGIEGRTPYKGPLGDTLHQLMGGLRAGMGYCGTPTIDDLHQYGKFIKISNAGLRESHPHDVQITKEAPNYSM
- a CDS encoding D-alanyl-D-alanine carboxypeptidase family protein → MGVQTALRKLNKQTIIFVVMALMFNALTMLSSPSVEANTGPDVEVESAILIEAETGKILFDKNLDEPLPSASMSKMMTEYLVLEAISNGDLDWDTTVTISNEAYFHGTLPTSSVVFLNAGDEHTIEQLYTAMAVYSGNDATVALAEAVAGSEAQFVQLMNDKAEELGMTNAHFVNASGLPNDMLGDNMPSGTQADENLMSARDTAILARALLNDYPEVLRFSSIPEGDFVHNNGNTIHMINWNWMLPGNPQAEARAHSYPGIDGLKTGYTSAAGNCFTGTAERDGMRLISVVMGADTRDDRFRETSKLLDYGFNFFEFKDLASAGDIIEGTETLPVAKGKETEVYVELDSDIRTVVHKDEADLYSVVYEEDNEHLDEEGNILAPVEEGEIVGHVRLQYDGERPDTFIQSDEAEKVALVAQHGVEEAGWIRLTFRSLTGFLGGVWGSAVEGIKGWFS
- a CDS encoding DUF2621 family protein; amino-acid sequence: MAEQQLPVYLQYLLVIIPTVLALLIMVGGFFMFRKFLYKWPKKDDHKRKD
- the pdxS gene encoding pyridoxal 5'-phosphate synthase lyase subunit PdxS — protein: MADLGTTRVKRGMAEMQKGGVIMDVINAEQAKIAEAAGAVAVMALERVPADIRAAGGVARMADPTVVEEVVNAVSIPVMAKARIGHFVEAKVLEALGVDYIDESEVLTPADEVFHINKNEFTVPFVCGSRDLGEALRRIGEGASMLRTKGEPGTGNIVEAVRHMRMIQSQIRKVQNISLDELMTEAKELGAPYDLLKYVHENGKLPVVNFAAGGVATPADAALMMHLGSDGVFVGSGIFKSDNPEKFAKSIVEATTHYEDYELIGQLSKDLGTAMKGIEISNLAASERMQERGW